The Acidobacteriota bacterium region GCAACCGCCGGTGAACATCGCCGGCGTGATGGTGGACACCGGCTCCGAATACACTTGGCTTCCCGAGGAGCTGCTGGCACGCGCGGGTGTCGGGGTGAGCAAGAAGGATCTCGCGTTCGTCATGGCGAACGGCACACGGATCACGCGCGACGTCGGCTACGCGTACCTGCGCAGCAGCGGCTTTGAGACCGTCGACGAGGTGGTCTTTGCGCGACCGGGCGATCTGCGCCTGCTCGGCGCGCGCACGATCGAGGGATTCGCCGCCCTGGTCGATGCGCGCCGGAAGCGGCTCGTCGCCGCCGGCCCCCTGCCCGTGGCGGCGGGTCCGGGCAGGTCCAACAGATCCAACACCTGAAGGACGCCAGCACGAACTCGTCAGCAGGGTCTCCCGTGCCGGTCCAGAAGACCAACGAGCGATTCGGAGTCGAGCGGAGGCGCGTCCGGATCACCCACGGCGCAACTCTGCAGCAAACCGGGTGAACGCGTCGTTCGTGCGCAGGCGGTCCTCCACACTGCGCGCGAGGGCGGCCTCGGCCGCCGCTCGTCGCTGCGGACTCGTCCGCTCCAACTCGGTCCGCAGCACGAAGCCGCAGGCTTCCACGCAGCGCTGTGCGGTTTCGAATCGCGGCCGGGCCTGACCCGCCTCGTACCGCGCGATGGCCGGCTGAGACGTGCCGGCCGCGAACTGCGCTGAGGCGCATCGCCGCGGGAGCGGATTCCTCACGAGCCCTCGTCCGGTATGACCGAAATCAGACTGTGCAATTTGCAGATTCAATCGTCATTCTGTCCGTTGGCGCGCGCAGGCGGGGCGGTCCGTTCCGGCCACCCTCGTCTACGGCGGCGGCGAGAGCTACGTCCGGAACGGCGTCGACGTCCGGGCTTGGCGGGACTGGCTGTAGGTCACAGCGCCGGCTGCCGGCCGCACCGGGGCGCCATCTCCCAG contains the following coding sequences:
- a CDS encoding helix-turn-helix domain-containing protein, which translates into the protein MNLQIAQSDFGHTGRGLVRNPLPRRCASAQFAAGTSQPAIARYEAGQARPRFETAQRCVEACGFVLRTELERTSPQRRAAAEAALARSVEDRLRTNDAFTRFAAELRRG